CGGATTGGTGTTGGACCATTATCGATTATTTTAGCCGGTATTCTTTTTGGGCCATTTTATGGCTCATTTACTGGTGCAATGGTTGATATCATTGGTTATATATTAAGCCCCATTGGACCTTATATGCCTCACTTCACTTTAACCTCAGCTTTATATGGTCTTATCCCGGGTATTATGAGCTTTTCAATCATTTCTCAATATCATGATGTAAAAAATTTACCCAAGTTTCTTATTTGGGGAACTATTGCAATGACACAAATTCTGGTTGGATTTATTCTCACTCCTATTTTTCTTCATTTTATTTTCAATATTCCTTGGAAGCTCCTTATCATTCCGAGACTGATTAGCACCCCTATTCAAGTACTCCTTTTCGGATTTATCCTTCAACTCCTTTATAAAGCTCCCTCTTTTTCATCTTTGTTTTTTTCTACTCACCAATCACGTTGATCTCAATCTTGAGAACACTGGGGAAAAAGTTCTTGTAAACCGTTTAAATACTCCCTGGTATTAAAAAGTAAATTGAAGTGACGGTACTCTTCACCGGCTAAAAAAGACAAAAAATCTTTAATTTTTTGATCATCAATTTCTTTTTCAATAGTAACAAAAAATCGATGAATACTGGTTTCCAATGCCATAGCTTGATCGATAATTTCAATTTCGGTTAACAGGAGCGATGAAGATTGGGTTTGATCTTGAACTATTTCAGAGAAGATCGAATCAAAACACTCTCGAGAAGATTTCCGTAAACCTTCTCGAGAACCATTGGTAAATAATTCTCCCTTTTTGATTTGTTCATACCCTTCTTGAATCCTTTGTAAGTGAAAAGATTCATCTTCAATTATTTTCTTAAAAATTTCTTTACTCAACAAATTCAGAAGCTGATTTGATTTCTCAAGATAAAATTTATAAATGTCATTTTTATTTTGAAGTGCTAACTCAAAAACGGTTAAATCAGTCAATTTATAAATCCCCTTTCAAAAACAATCTCACGCCCAAGTTATTATAAAATGTCGTTTATTATTTATAATATACCAAACCATTTAAAATTATAACCAACAATCTCTTCAAAAAAGAGGTAAAATAATCATATAACCTTAAATAGTGATCAGGTTCATATCGGAAGAAACTATAAATAAGATTCAACCACTTTTAAAAAACTTGTACTCTTCTTCATCACTTGATAGAATACCCAAAAATGATTTTGGTTTCAGGAGGAAAAAATGCAAGAGCTTCCTTTAAGATGTAAAAGTTGCAAAACACCGATAAATACTGAAGATATAACTGAGATTGGGATTTACAAAATTCCTGCTTATCGAGGTTCTGCATATATTCGATATATCTGCTCTTATTGTCGAGAGTTCGGAGAAGCAACCTTTAGTTTAGAAAAAATGGAGGATGTCGCTCGAATTTCTCGAAAAAAGAAAAAAGATAAACCGAAGGGGCAAATTACTATAGATGAAGTCATTGAATTCCATAAAGACTTGGAAAATTTGAAAAATGCTGATTTTTTAAAAGACTCATGAAAGTAGGATTATGTTGATGGATAAAACCAAAGATCAACAAAAAAAGCTTTTTCAAGAGCTTTTAATGCCAGAATTAGGCGCTTTGTTTCGAACTGCCTTAAGGATGACCAGGAATCGTGAAGATGCCGAAGATTTAGTTCAAGAAACAACCACTAAAGCTTTTTCAGCAATCGATCGATTCGAAAAAGGAACAAATTTCCGAGCCTGGATATTTAAAATCCTCACCAATACTTTTATTAATAACTATTATCGGGTTCGAGAGCGTGATAAACTTCCATCGTTAGATGAGATGGAAGAAGAATCGGCGTTTCAACCAGTTTTTGAA
This is a stretch of genomic DNA from Candidatus Atribacteria bacterium ADurb.Bin276. It encodes these proteins:
- the folT gene encoding Folate transporter FolT; the protein is MKVTSKELVLIGLFIAIGVILTRFASLRIPLGGIEGIRIGVGPLSIILAGILFGPFYGSFTGAMVDIIGYILSPIGPYMPHFTLTSALYGLIPGIMSFSIISQYHDVKNLPKFLIWGTIAMTQILVGFILTPIFLHFIFNIPWKLLIIPRLISTPIQVLLFGFILQLLYKAPSFSSLFFSTHQSR
- a CDS encoding Rubrerythrin; translation: MTDLTVFELALQNKNDIYKFYLEKSNQLLNLLSKEIFKKIIEDESFHLQRIQEGYEQIKKGELFTNGSREGLRKSSRECFDSIFSEIVQDQTQSSSLLLTEIEIIDQAMALETSIHRFFVTIEKEIDDQKIKDFLSFLAGEEYRHFNLLFNTREYLNGLQELFPQCSQD
- the sigR gene encoding ECF RNA polymerase sigma factor SigR gives rise to the protein MDKTKDQQKKLFQELLMPELGALFRTALRMTRNREDAEDLVQETTTKAFSAIDRFEKGTNFRAWIFKILTNTFINNYYRVRERDKLPSLDEMEEESAFQPVFEGISPEQALLNTLTKEDIQKAIDVIPIDFKSVVILNLVEGFSYKETAEILDIPIGTVMSRLHRGRKILQKLLWEYSSSKNSSEKGTKEEWTAKKQ